The Chthoniobacterales bacterium genomic interval CGAGCCGTCGTTCACCTACTACATTCTTTTTAACAACCCGACTCCCCAGAATCGGACAGGCACCCTCCTCTCGGGCACCGTGGTGCACACGGGGGTCACGGCAGGTGGCGCCGGTGATGTCCATCACTCGGTCATGCTCGTCAGTCCGCAGACCCTGCGCAGCCTGTTCGACGGCAAGGCTCCCACGAGCGTTGCCGCCGCCACTCAGGCGATCGGCGTGACCGTCTCCGTGAATGGTCAGCTCGCCGACGAAATGAGCGTCGGCAAGGCCAAGGGTCGCAAACAGTGGTGGGTCAGTTTACCGCAAGGCGCTCCCGGCCTGGTTCTCACCAAGGACCAGACTCCGTTCGCTCCGCTGTTCTACGACTACTTCGACGCCGTCAAGGCCAAGTCCTCGGGCTACTAGGTTCCCGTCCACCCCTTTCAACGACCGCCCCTCATCCGAATGCCTGCACCCAATCGCATCCGAGTCCTCAATCTGGGGATGCAGAACGTGGCTCTCGCCGAGTTCCAAGCGTCCCCCGCCGGAGCCCTCACTCTTACCCGGCTCCAGTTTTCCGAACTTCTCGCTGATCCCGGCGCCGACGCCTCCCGCGCCGGTCAGCTCGAGGTGGCGATCGGCCAACTGAAAACCTCCACGAAGATCGCCAACGGCACGGTCAGCTACGCGCTCCCCTCGCAATCCGTTTTCACCCGCTATCTCTCCCTTCCCGGATCGAGCGCCGAGGATCTCAATCAGATCATCGGTTTCGAGGCCCAGCAGAACATCCCTTTCCCGATCGATGAAGTCGTCTGGGACTACCAGGCACTCGGCCAGCCGGTGGACGGCAAACTAAACGTCGTTCTCGTTGCGATCAAATCCGACCTTCTCGAATCGATCAACCATGCCGTCGAGACCGCCGGATTTATTCCCAGGCACATCGACGTCGCCCCGCTTTCTCTCCTTAACGCCTTCCGCTACAATTACTCCGACTTGGACGGGTGCTCCCTTCTGGTCGATGTCGGATCGCGCACGACGAACCTCATCTTCATCGAGGCCGACAAGGCCTACACCCGCAGCATCCCGATCGGCGGCAACACCATCACCGCGGCCATCGCCAAGGAGTTCGGCCAGTCGGTCGAAGCTGCGGAACTGGCGAAGGTCGAAAAAGGATTCGTCGGTCTCGGCGGATCCTACGCCGAACACGAGGACGAACTCGTCGGCCGCATCTCCAAACTTTCCCGCACGACCCTCACCCGTCTGCATGCGGAAATCGCTCGCTCGATCAGCTTCTACCGCGCGAATCAAGGGGGCACCCAACCCCTGCGCGTCTTCCTCGCGGGCGGCGCCGTCAGCATGCCCTACATGCTCGAGTTCTTCAGCGAGAAGCTCCAGATGCCGGTGGAGTTCTTCAATCCCTTCCGGAACGTCGCCATCGCCTCGACTGTCGACACGCAACTCCTCTCCGCCCACGCTCACGCAGCCGGCGAAATCGTCGGCCTCGCCCTGCGGGAACTCGGGGACTGCCCGATCGAGATCAACCTGCGCCCACCGTCCGTGGTCAAGGCCCAGACCCTCGCGAAGCGCAAGCCCTTCCTGATTGCGGCCACCGTCGTCCTCTTCCTCGCTCTCGCGCAGTGGTGGATCTACTTCTCGAAGGCCGCTGCCGTGCAAAGCGAAGCGTTGGCCAGCGTGCAGGAAGACACCGCCGTCCTCGATGCCAAGGCCGGGGAATTCGACAAACTCAAGAAGGCCCAGGATCAGCTGGAAAGCGTCGCCTCTCCTCTCCTGGTAGCCGCTCTCGAGCGCGACATCTGGGTGCGCATCATCGACGAACTCGGCAGCAAGCTGCCCGATCGCTTCATCTGGATCACGAAGCTGACCCCGATGTCGAACGGTCGCCCATTGAGCCTTCTTGGCAACGCCCAGCCCCAATCCGCGGTTCCTGTAGCGCCGATACGCCCCAATACCCTTCCCAAAACGCCGGGAGGAAAGAACCAGCCAGCCACTCCGAGCCAACCCGGAATCGATGCCCTGGAAATTCAGGGACTCTATTTCGACAATCCGAGCCAGGCACGGGTCATCGACGACTTCGTCAATAACCTGCAGAGTTCCAGTTATTTCAGCATTGCCCCCTCGGAAAAGGCAAAGGTGGTCACCCGCCGCAGCAGTCCGGATGATCAAAGCTGGGCTTACACCTACACCATCGTTCTCCCGCTCAAAAACCCCATCGCCCTCCCATGAATTGGCGGAATCCCTTCCTCAGCGCTTATCTCGGCGTCACCGTAGTCGGCGCCGGCATTCTCGGTTACCTCGTCTACTCCAGCTATTCCCACTACGCGGAGGTCTCGAGCAATTACGACACCCAGGTCGCCGAGCTCCAGAGGCTCCAGAATCGCACTCCCTTCCCGAGTGACGAGAACAACCAGGCCTTTGCGGCACTGACCTCGCAGTATCAGGCGGAATACCAGAAGCTCCTCGCCCAGGTTTCAAAGATGCAGAAGCCGGTGGACTCCGTCACGCCGCAGGCCTTTCAGGACCGACTTCGGGCCTATGTCTCCGAAGTCACCGCCGCCGCGAAGGAAAACGGCGTCGTTCTCGGAGAGGGCTTCTATCTTGGGTTCGACCAATACCGCGACACTCTTCCTTCCAACGAAGCCGCCGGTGTGCTGGACCGGGAACTGGGGGCCATTCGCTCGGTCGTCGACAAACTGATCACCTTCCGCGTCAAGCAGATCTCCGGCATCAAGCGAGAAACTCTTCCCGAGGAAGGCGGCCGCGCAACCGCCAGCGCCACCCCGGCCCCGCCAACCGGCCCTGGACGCCGTCCTCCGGGCGCTGCAGCCGCCGTCGAGGCTCCCAAGGTCGTGAACGCCAACTCGTTCGAGGTGGTTTTCATTGCCGATCAGGGCCGTCTTCGCCAGGTCCTGAATGCCATCGTCACGGCAGATCAATTCTTCATCATCCGCAATCTCAATATCGAGAACAGTAAACTGGAAGGGCCCAAGCGCGTTGCCGACGCCGCAGACTCGCAGCCGCCATCGGCCGATGGCTCCCCGGCAGCTCCCGCAAGCACCATGCGTCTGCTCGTTGGTCGGGAAACCCTGACCACTGCTCTCCGCATCGAGATGATCACCTTCAACACCCCCCCGGCCACCAAGTAACCCCCGCTTTTCATGGACTGGTTAAAGCAGCATTACGACCGCGTCATTCTCGCCGTTATCGGCTTCCTCGGACTTGCCTTCGCTGGCATTATCATCAGCCAGGCGCTTTCCTTTGGCGACATCTTCGCCTCCCGAAACAGCTCGAAGAAACCGAATAACGCCGTTCCGCCCCCTGCCACGGAGCTGGTGAAGGAACGTCTCGCTCTCATCACAAAACCCGACGAGTGGGGCCCGCATAAGGGCTCGCTCTTCGTCTCCGATCCCTATCTCATCAAGGACGAAGGGAACCCGGTCAATCCTCTGGAACCCGGCCAGCCTCCGCTCCATCCGCCGATCGACAACGCCTGGCTCGTCAAATACAGCCTCGACTATGCCGATCCGGATCTCCCGAACGCCGACCCGGACAACGACAAGTTCTCGAACCTCGAAGAATTCCTCGGCAAAACCGATCCGACCTCCGCGTCCTCGAAGCCCGGCTACATCTCCAAGCTCCGTCTCGCGGAGTTCATCCAGGTTCCGTTCCGTCTGAAATTCAGCGGTTCGCCTGACGACGGCCAGACCTTCGCGATCAATACCCTCGATCTGCGCCAGCCCACCCAGTTCCTCGCCATGGGCGCGAAGATCCCGAACACACCCTACAAGATCGTGAACTACGAGAAGAAGACCGAGAACAAGGACGGCTACGACGCGGATGTTTCCGAACTCACCGTGGAGAATCAGGACTCCGGCCAGAAGATCGCGCTCGTTTTCGACAAGCCGGTTAACGACCCCACGGTTTACGCGAAATTCAAATACCTCTGGGACGGCTCGGAATTCAAAGTCAAGAAGGGGGATCGCTTCTCGGTGAAGCCCGATGTCTCCGTGAAGTATAAACTCATTGACATCTCCAATACCGAAGCAGTAATCGAGAACCCCCAAGGGGACAAAATCACCGTCCCCAAGGGCAACTCCTAGTGGCCCCGAAGTTCTCTTTTCAATCGCCACCCGTCTGCTGAGCTGCCCAATTCCCGTTCCTTCCCCAATTCGATCTGCCCTACGCCTTAACCATGCCAAGCAAAGCCGCCCTCCTTATCGGAATTTCCACGCTTGTCGCCTCCCCTCTCCCCCCCTTGCTGGCCCAGCAGGCGGGTGTGCAAGGTGCGGCTGAACGGGAAATCTACCGCCGCGAATCCGTCACCACGTTCGCTCAGGACGCCATCAACAAAGGCCAGCAAGCTCTCGCCAGCAAGGACTACGAGTCCGCCTACGCCTTTTACAAGAGCGCGGTGGATGCCCTTCCGAGCGGCGGCGACGCTTCCGCCTCCCTGCGCGAGGAGGCGATGAGCGGTTTTGGGGAAGCCGTCATCCTGCTTTCCGAGCAACGCATCTCCGAGGGACGCTACAAGGACGCCGAAA includes:
- a CDS encoding Amuc_1102 family pilus-like protein: MIRHLFLAAAFAISIAPSVFAQNSPLKITDIKATLEKSPEFTIGVGPQRKATSQDWLWVEVSYIYQATVRNAPPIEPSFTYYILFNNPTPQNRTGTLLSGTVVHTGVTAGGAGDVHHSVMLVSPQTLRSLFDGKAPTSVAAATQAIGVTVSVNGQLADEMSVGKAKGRKQWWVSLPQGAPGLVLTKDQTPFAPLFYDYFDAVKAKSSGY
- the pilM gene encoding type IV pilus assembly protein PilM; amino-acid sequence: MQNVALAEFQASPAGALTLTRLQFSELLADPGADASRAGQLEVAIGQLKTSTKIANGTVSYALPSQSVFTRYLSLPGSSAEDLNQIIGFEAQQNIPFPIDEVVWDYQALGQPVDGKLNVVLVAIKSDLLESINHAVETAGFIPRHIDVAPLSLLNAFRYNYSDLDGCSLLVDVGSRTTNLIFIEADKAYTRSIPIGGNTITAAIAKEFGQSVEAAELAKVEKGFVGLGGSYAEHEDELVGRISKLSRTTLTRLHAEIARSISFYRANQGGTQPLRVFLAGGAVSMPYMLEFFSEKLQMPVEFFNPFRNVAIASTVDTQLLSAHAHAAGEIVGLALRELGDCPIEINLRPPSVVKAQTLAKRKPFLIAATVVLFLALAQWWIYFSKAAAVQSEALASVQEDTAVLDAKAGEFDKLKKAQDQLESVASPLLVAALERDIWVRIIDELGSKLPDRFIWITKLTPMSNGRPLSLLGNAQPQSAVPVAPIRPNTLPKTPGGKNQPATPSQPGIDALEIQGLYFDNPSQARVIDDFVNNLQSSSYFSIAPSEKAKVVTRRSSPDDQSWAYTYTIVLPLKNPIALP
- a CDS encoding Amuc_1100 family pilus-like protein, encoding MNWRNPFLSAYLGVTVVGAGILGYLVYSSYSHYAEVSSNYDTQVAELQRLQNRTPFPSDENNQAFAALTSQYQAEYQKLLAQVSKMQKPVDSVTPQAFQDRLRAYVSEVTAAAKENGVVLGEGFYLGFDQYRDTLPSNEAAGVLDRELGAIRSVVDKLITFRVKQISGIKRETLPEEGGRATASATPAPPTGPGRRPPGAAAAVEAPKVVNANSFEVVFIADQGRLRQVLNAIVTADQFFIIRNLNIENSKLEGPKRVADAADSQPPSADGSPAAPASTMRLLVGRETLTTALRIEMITFNTPPATK
- a CDS encoding Amuc_1099 family pilus-like system protein — protein: MDWLKQHYDRVILAVIGFLGLAFAGIIISQALSFGDIFASRNSSKKPNNAVPPPATELVKERLALITKPDEWGPHKGSLFVSDPYLIKDEGNPVNPLEPGQPPLHPPIDNAWLVKYSLDYADPDLPNADPDNDKFSNLEEFLGKTDPTSASSKPGYISKLRLAEFIQVPFRLKFSGSPDDGQTFAINTLDLRQPTQFLAMGAKIPNTPYKIVNYEKKTENKDGYDADVSELTVENQDSGQKIALVFDKPVNDPTVYAKFKYLWDGSEFKVKKGDRFSVKPDVSVKYKLIDISNTEAVIENPQGDKITVPKGNS